The DNA sequence GTCGGGTTTCGCGTCCGAGAAGGTCACGCGACCGTCGTCGGGAATGGGCAGCCGCGGCCCGAGCACCCATGTGGTCGGACGGGAGCGCGCGCGGCCCCGGGCGCCCAGGTCCGCGGTCGGAGTCGACAGGGCGAGCAGGGTGACCGAGGGACGCTCCCGCTCTTTCTCGTAGATGAAGTTCAGGACCTGAACCTCGATCATCCCGCCCCCGGGCAGGACGACGTCGAGCTCGCGATCCTCACCGGCCTTCAGAAACTGCGTGGACTCGTAGGGGCGCCCTCGCCTGTCGGAGTTGACCACGAGGAGGCGGACGATTCCGGGCTCGAGGTCGAAGCGTTGGGTGGGAAACCGGGAATCTTCTCGGCCAGGTTCGCGGGAGAATGCGCGACCTCAGTCGAAAAATGCCGGGAGCTTCTGTCTCAGTTGAAGGAGGTTCCCGAGGAGGGCCGGGGTGCGGCGTTTCAATGTGTCGTCGCGCTGGCCCGGCGGGCGCTCGCGGGCGCAAGCGTGTACGTTTATGCCGTGCGGAGATCGCGCGGCTGGGTGCGTCAGGCCGTCGAACTGGCCGTCCGTCCCGAGGTCGAGATCCATGCTCTGTGGACCGGTTTGGCCGTTGAACTGCACGACCACGGTCGAAGCCACGGAACCCATGGCACGCATGGCCGCATATGAAAGGCAGGACGTCCTTGCCCACTGCGTTGTGCGCTTCAAGCAGCGCTTCGAGGAACTGGCCTACGCTTTGTGCATCGAGGCCGGTAAGCCGATCCGGGATTCGCGTGACGAGGTCGACCGCCTGATCGACACTTTCCGCATCGCCGCGGAGGAATCGGTCCGCATCTTGGGCGAAGTCCAGCCGCTGGATATCTCGCCGCGCGCCAAGGGCTATCGGGGCATCTGGAAGCGCGTGCCGATTGGGCCGTGTTCATTCATCTCGCCCTTCAATTTTCCGCTGAACCTGGCCGCGCACAAGATCGCTCCGGCGCTCGCGGTAGGCTGTCCGTTCGTGATGAAGCCCGCCTCGCGCACGCCTCTGGGGGCGATCATCATTGGCGAAGTCTTGGCCGAGACAAAACTGCCGAAGGGCGCGTTTTCAATTCTGCCGGCCACGCGCGAGGGATCGGACCTGTTCACCACTGACGATCGGCTGAAGCTGCTCTCCTTTACCGGTTCCCCGGGAGTTGGCTGGGCGCTCAAGGCCAAGTCGGGCAAGAAGAAGGTCGTGCTCGAACTCGGGGGCAACGCGGCGGTCATCGTGGACGCAGACGCTGACCTCGAAGATGCCGTCGAGCGCATCGCGTTTGGCGGCTACTACCAAAGTGGTCAGAGCTGCATCAGTGTGCAGCGCATCCTCGTGCACGAGGCCATCTACGACGCCTTGCGGGACAAGCTCACCAAGAAGGTCGCGAGCCTGATCATGGGAGACCCCAAGAAGGAAGACACCTTCATTGGGCCGATGATTTCGGAAAAGGAAGCGATGCGGTTGCACGGTTGGATCCAATCCGCAGTCGAGGCCGGGGCCAAGGTGTTGACCGGCGGACATCGCGAGGGCGTCATGCTTCAGGCGACGCTGCTCGAGGATGTTCCGCTCGATGCCGACGTAGCGTGCAAGGAGGCGTTTGGTCCAGTGGCGCTGCTGCGCAAGTTCTCAGACTTTGACAAAGCACTCGACGAAGTGAACGACAGCGACTTTGGTCTGCAGGCGGGGATCTTTACCCGGGATCTCTACAAGGCCCAAAAGGCCTGGGACACCCTCGAGGTGGGGGGTGTCGTGATCGGCGACGTTCCGAGTTGGCGCGTAGATCATATGCCCTACGGCGGAGTGAAGGACAGTGGTCTGGGGCGCGAAGGGTTGCGGTTTGCGATCGAAGACATGACGGAAATCCGCCTGATGATAATTCGGAGCGCTTGATCTTCGACTTGCTCTCGGACTACTTCCCCGTGTATACGGGGCGCCGTTTCTCGCTAAATGCCAGCGGTCCCTCTTTCGCATCGGCCGAGTTGAGCACCCGTTGCCCCAGAGATTTCTCGAGTACGAATCCGGGCTCGAGATCGAGCGCGCGTACCGCGATCTCTTTCGCTGTGCGCATGGCCAGGGGGCCGTTGCGGCACATCCTCTCGGCGAGCTTCATCGCGCTGGGCATCAAATCTTCGAGGGGCACCACTTCGTTGATGAGTCCAATCTCATAGGCCCGTTTGGCGTCGATGTTCTTGCCTGTGAGCAAGAGTTCCATCGACATCGCCCAGCTGATTTGCCGCGGCATGCGGATATGGGTGCCGCCGAGGGGTATCAGGCCCATTTTGACTTCGCCCAGACCGAAGGTCGCGTGTTCGGCGGCGATGCGAATGTCGGTGCCCAGGAGCATCTCCAATCCTCCGGCGATGCAGAAGCCGTTCACGGCGCAGATGATCGGCTTGTAGACATCCGAAAACTGGCGCTTGGTAATGTCTGGGAACCCCATCGGGTCGCCACTGGTGAGCAGTGGGGCCGCAACCTTGAGATCGAGGCCAGAAGAAAACGCTTTGTCTCCGGAGGCCGTGAGCACACCGATCCAGAGATCGTCGTCGTTCTGCACTTCCATCATCGCTTCTTCGATGCCCGTCAGCATCTCCATGTCGAGGGAGTTCATCTGCTCGGGACGGTTGATGGTGACCACGCCGATGTGGTCCTTCTGTTCAAACTTGACGGTGGGCGGATAGGCCACGTTGATGCTCCCTGAGGGTTTGTCTGTTCTCGAGAATCAGACCCGTTTGAATTTGGGCAGCGTCACATCGTCGGTGACGTCGTCGTAGTAGACCCCGACCTGCATGTCGATCTCGAGATCCGCGGGCGCGACGTCGCTGACCACACTCAGCAGCCGCACGCCTTCCTCCATCTCGATTACCACGGGCGCGTAGGGGCACGCCGTGGCAAAGGCCGGGTGCAGAGGTCGTTCGACGACGGTCCAGGTGAAGATGCGACCGCGGCCGCTCGAGGGGATCCACGACCAGTTCCAGGAACCACACCCGGCGCACATCTCTCGCGGGACATGCCGATAACGCTCGCAGTCGTCGCAGCGCTGAAAGTGCAGCGCGTGATTCTTGCAGTGGTCGTAGAACTCCTTGTGGAGTCCGCCGAGTTCGGGAAGTGGCAGGTTGTAATCGCGCTCGCTCATGTGTGAGTCTCTCTCATGAATTTGATCCTGGAATCGCTAGTTGCCCAGAATCGCGATGCTGCCGTCGCCAAAATCACCCCAGCCCGTGACGACGCCGATTTCAGCGCCCGCGATCTGGCGCTCGCCAGCGTCTCCCCTCAATTGCAGGGTTGCTTCGACGATGTGATTCATCCCGAGTACGTGGGCTTCGGAGAGCAAGCCACCGTGGGTGTTGATCGGGAGTTCACCGCCGAGTTCGATCCGGCCCCCCTCGACGAAGGCTCCTCCCTCGCCGCGTTTGCAGAACCCCGCTTCTTCGATCTGTTGCAGCACTTCGAAGGTAAAGCAGTCGTAGATCATTGCGAAGTCTGCATCCGCTGGCGTGACCCCGGCCGCTCCAAAGGCTTCGGGGGCTGCAATCGTAAGTCCGGTCTTGAAAATGTCTGCGCGGTTGGTGATCTCGTCGGCGGGATAGGGTTGGCCGGCGGCGGCCCCCATGATGATGACGGGTTTCTTGTCGAGGTCGCGCGCCCGCTCGACCGTGGTCACTACCACCGCGGCGGCGCCATCCGTCTCGATACAGCAATCGAAGATGCGGTAGGGGTCCGCGAGCATCGGCGAAGCGAGGTAGTCCTCGAGGGTCATCGGCTTGCCGCACATCACGGCGTTTTCGTTGAGTTGGGCGTGCTTGCGCATGGCCAGCGCAATGCAGCCGAGTTGTTCCGCCGTAGTACCAAACTCGTGCATGTGGCGGCGAGCGATCAATGAGTACCAGTGTGGAGGCACGGTGAGACCGAAGGGCAAGTAGAAGTCTCGCGCAATCTCGCCGCCGGGAAGCGAGGCCGTATCCAGACTGACCGTCTGTTTCACGCGCGCGCCGGAATAGCCGTTCCAACCGGCCGGGATCAACACGTGGTTCGCCATTCCCGTCGTCACCGCGGCGGCGGCTGCCTGGAGTGAGGCCACCGGCGCGGCACCGCCCATATGAATGATCGATGCGTAGCGCAGATTTTCACAACCGAGGTTGGCCGCAAAGCTTTCGGCATGCCCGAGGTTCGGAAAGGGCATGATGCCGTCGATGTCCTTGCCCTTGAGACCGGCGTCGGCGATCGCCGCCGCCGCCGCTTTCAGTTGAATACCCAGTTGCGTCATGCCCGAACCGGGCTTGCGACAATAGTCGGTCTGGCCGATCCCGATGATGCAGGCCTGATCCTTCACAATGTCTCCAAGGGTATGCTCAGACCCGTTTCTTGTCGTCGATCTTGGCGAGGCGTGCCAGGTTCTTGCCCAGGAAGCCGGCGCGCATCTCGGAAGTGATCTCCAGGTACCCGTACTGCTCGCGCAGTTCTTCGGGGATCTGCAGGTTTCGAACCCAATCCACCACGCGCTTGGTGTCGTCGAAGGGCAAGTCGAGCCCCATCACGATCTTGCTCGGATCAACCCACTGCAGCGCAGATCCGATTGCGTGATAGCCGCGGTACGGCGAGCGCTGGTACCAGCCAACAATCCCCGACATGCTCATGTAGAGGTTCTTGTGCTTGCCGCACAGACCCATCAGTTCCTCGGTATGGGGCCATGCCATGTGGTAACAGATGGCCCTGAGGTCGGGGAAGTCGATCATCACTTGATCGAGGGTATCGGGGTGCGTGTGCTTGCTCGGCTGGGGTACGACGTAGGACATGCCGGTGTGGATCGTGAGCGTGATGTCGAGTTCCTGCACCTTTTCGTAGAAGGGCCACATGCGGGGGTCGTCGAGGGGGCCGTCGTCCTCGGGCATGTAGACCTTGCACAGCTTGGCGTTGCACTCTTTGACCATGTACTCGAGCTCCCAGATCGCGTGCTTGATGCCGCGCTTGAGAATCGGACCGACCATGCATTCGAGATACATGCGATCCTTGTAGGGCTCGATCTGGTTGATCATGAACTGGTTGGTCGAAAACGCGACGGTGCCGCCGCTGATGTCCATCATGCCCTCGCGCAAAGCGAAACAGACATCCACCCCGGCTTCGTCCATGTACTTGATGAGTTCTGAGGCGAGCGGGTGGGGCCATTCGCCCGTGAGATCGCGGTTCGACCAGGCGCGCATCACCCCGTCTACGCTGTCCCACCAGCGCTGGTTGTCCGGGTAGTAGGCGACTTCTGCCAGGGTGCCGGGATTCATGAAGTGGCACTCGGAAAGAGCGACAAAGTGGTTTTCTTCGGTCATCGGGGGGTGATCTCCTTTGGTTGTTCTGCTGCCGCGCGCACTGCGCGGCGATTTAACTCCTGCCTTTCGAGCCCTGGCCTCGCTTCGCTCCGACGGGGTTCAATCCCCAGCTTCGCGGAGCAGGTTCCAGATTCGCATCGGCGAGGCGGGTACTTCCGTGGCCTGTTTGCCCAGCGGCGCCAGCGCGTCGTTGATCGCACACAGGATCGTCGCCGGAGTCGTGTGAATCGCTCCCTCGCCACATCCCTTGGCGCCCAGGGGTGTGAAGGGAGAGGGTGTCACGATTTCACCCTTCACCGCCAGTGGTACATCGCTCGCCGTCGGCATCAAATAATTCATGTAGTTGGTCACCAGAGGCTGGCACTCGTCGTCGTAGAGGTATTCCTCCAGCAGTGCGGCTCCGATGCCCTGGGCAATGCTGCCCTGGAGTTGGCCCTCGAGGGTGGCCGGGTTGAGACGCGTGCCGCAATCGTCGACCACCCAATAGCCCGTGATCTCGGTCGCCCCGGTCCTGCGATCGATTTCGACGGTGACAATGTGCACGGACTGCGCCGCCGTCAGATAGCTCTTCGCGCGCCCCTGGTCGTCGGGTTCGGTTCGCCCCGCGGCCGTCCATGCGTAAGTGGCTTCGGGGCGCGGATCGATTTCGGGGGGCAGTAGATCGCTGCGTCCCAACATCATGCCCGCAATGGCCGACACCGGCAGCTGGGCCTGTTCGACCCCCGGAATGCCGATGATCCCATCATGGAGTTGCAGCGCTTCCGGTGGCGATTGAAACACCCCCGCCGCCACCGTGATCATTTTTGTCTTGATTCGCTCGCAGGCGCCCAACACCGCGCCGGTAATCGCGACCCCGAGACGGCTGCCACCGGGACCGAAATGGGGCGGCGCAGTCTGGGTGTCGAGGCAGAGCACCGAAATGTTCGCCATCTCGAGGCCAAAGTAGTCGGCGACTAGCTGAGTGATCAGCGTGTATTGCCCCTGGCCCTCGAGAGAGAAGCCCACTCGCACGGTGACGTTGCCCATCACATCAAACGCGACCGTGGCGCCTTCGGGTTGCCCGATGCCCGGCATGCCGATGATCGAGTAGGCGTTCGGGTCCATCACCCCGGGCTCGATCGCGGTTCCAACGCCGATTCCGACCAGCCGTCCCTGTTCCCGGGCCTGGGTCTGTTCTTCGCGCAGTTTTTGGTAGTTCGCCATTTCGAGCACTTTGTCGAGGACGGCCTCGTAGTCTCCGCTGTCGTATTCGTTGCCGCTGGGGATCGTGTAGGGAAACTGTTCGGGTTGGATGAAGTTCTTGCGCCGAATTTCAGCGGGATCGATTTCGAGTTTGCGCGCAGCCATGTCGACCAGGGACTCGAGCACGAAGTTTTGCGGCGGCGGACCCATGCCGCGATACGGATGTGCGGGCACCTTGTTGGTACAGGCCAGGGTGAGATCGTATTCCGCGGTGCCAATCGTGTAAGGGCCCGTAAAGCAAGTCAGCACCTTGGCAGCGCTGATCGATCCATAGCCCTCGCCGTTGGCACCGATGTCGTCGACGAGCTTTACGCGAAAACCGGTGAAGGTTCCGTCGGCTTTGACGGCCAGGGATGCCTCGTAGTGGCGATCCCAGGCCTGGCCCGCGCCGCCGATCAAATACTCGATGCGATCTTCGATCCACTTGATCGGGCGACCGCGCGCTTTGCGCGAGAGCAGCGCGGTAATGTCGATGCCGCGGGGAAGTCCCTTGCCGCCGAAGCTCCCGCCGT is a window from the Myxococcales bacterium genome containing:
- a CDS encoding aldehyde dehydrogenase family protein is translated as MAAYERQDVLAHCVVRFKQRFEELAYALCIEAGKPIRDSRDEVDRLIDTFRIAAEESVRILGEVQPLDISPRAKGYRGIWKRVPIGPCSFISPFNFPLNLAAHKIAPALAVGCPFVMKPASRTPLGAIIIGEVLAETKLPKGAFSILPATREGSDLFTTDDRLKLLSFTGSPGVGWALKAKSGKKKVVLELGGNAAVIVDADADLEDAVERIAFGGYYQSGQSCISVQRILVHEAIYDALRDKLTKKVASLIMGDPKKEDTFIGPMISEKEAMRLHGWIQSAVEAGAKVLTGGHREGVMLQATLLEDVPLDADVACKEAFGPVALLRKFSDFDKALDEVNDSDFGLQAGIFTRDLYKAQKAWDTLEVGGVVIGDVPSWRVDHMPYGGVKDSGLGREGLRFAIEDMTEIRLMIIRSA
- a CDS encoding enoyl-CoA hydratase/isomerase family protein; translated protein: MNVAYPPTVKFEQKDHIGVVTINRPEQMNSLDMEMLTGIEEAMMEVQNDDDLWIGVLTASGDKAFSSGLDLKVAAPLLTSGDPMGFPDITKRQFSDVYKPIICAVNGFCIAGGLEMLLGTDIRIAAEHATFGLGEVKMGLIPLGGTHIRMPRQISWAMSMELLLTGKNIDAKRAYEIGLINEVVPLEDLMPSAMKLAERMCRNGPLAMRTAKEIAVRALDLEPGFVLEKSLGQRVLNSADAKEGPLAFSEKRRPVYTGK
- a CDS encoding OB-fold domain-containing protein translates to MSERDYNLPLPELGGLHKEFYDHCKNHALHFQRCDDCERYRHVPREMCAGCGSWNWSWIPSSGRGRIFTWTVVERPLHPAFATACPYAPVVIEMEEGVRLLSVVSDVAPADLEIDMQVGVYYDDVTDDVTLPKFKRV
- a CDS encoding transporter, translating into MVKDQACIIGIGQTDYCRKPGSGMTQLGIQLKAAAAAIADAGLKGKDIDGIMPFPNLGHAESFAANLGCENLRYASIIHMGGAAPVASLQAAAAAVTTGMANHVLIPAGWNGYSGARVKQTVSLDTASLPGGEIARDFYLPFGLTVPPHWYSLIARRHMHEFGTTAEQLGCIALAMRKHAQLNENAVMCGKPMTLEDYLASPMLADPYRIFDCCIETDGAAAVVVTTVERARDLDKKPVIIMGAAAGQPYPADEITNRADIFKTGLTIAAPEAFGAAGVTPADADFAMIYDCFTFEVLQQIEEAGFCKRGEGGAFVEGGRIELGGELPINTHGGLLSEAHVLGMNHIVEATLQLRGDAGERQIAGAEIGVVTGWGDFGDGSIAILGN
- a CDS encoding amidohydrolase family protein produces the protein MTEENHFVALSECHFMNPGTLAEVAYYPDNQRWWDSVDGVMRAWSNRDLTGEWPHPLASELIKYMDEAGVDVCFALREGMMDISGGTVAFSTNQFMINQIEPYKDRMYLECMVGPILKRGIKHAIWELEYMVKECNAKLCKVYMPEDDGPLDDPRMWPFYEKVQELDITLTIHTGMSYVVPQPSKHTHPDTLDQVMIDFPDLRAICYHMAWPHTEELMGLCGKHKNLYMSMSGIVGWYQRSPYRGYHAIGSALQWVDPSKIVMGLDLPFDDTKRVVDWVRNLQIPEELREQYGYLEITSEMRAGFLGKNLARLAKIDDKKRV
- a CDS encoding xanthine dehydrogenase family protein molybdopterin-binding subunit, whose protein sequence is MTTTTSTTQTKQTTAIPNKIEDLPTSEVRFIGKAVPRVEDPALITGEVEFIDNVSLPGMLHCAILRSPLAHAKIESINLDEALALPGVIAIVTGDDALKWSSPPMTMPEGWGDLPLAAHKVRFVGEPLAAVAATSRYIAEDALELIDVDYEVLEVVSDPFKAILDDDGPLVFEERGNNIMLKRTFTWGEVDAAFAEADHIIEQTFRWNRMGANPTETFGCITEWNPRSLELVIRASIQAPNFTALARCGVLGLPSNKVRLITYPHGGSFGGKGLPRGIDITALLSRKARGRPIKWIEDRIEYLIGGAGQAWDRHYEASLAVKADGTFTGFRVKLVDDIGANGEGYGSISAAKVLTCFTGPYTIGTAEYDLTLACTNKVPAHPYRGMGPPPQNFVLESLVDMAARKLEIDPAEIRRKNFIQPEQFPYTIPSGNEYDSGDYEAVLDKVLEMANYQKLREEQTQAREQGRLVGIGVGTAIEPGVMDPNAYSIIGMPGIGQPEGATVAFDVMGNVTVRVGFSLEGQGQYTLITQLVADYFGLEMANISVLCLDTQTAPPHFGPGGSRLGVAITGAVLGACERIKTKMITVAAGVFQSPPEALQLHDGIIGIPGVEQAQLPVSAIAGMMLGRSDLLPPEIDPRPEATYAWTAAGRTEPDDQGRAKSYLTAAQSVHIVTVEIDRRTGATEITGYWVVDDCGTRLNPATLEGQLQGSIAQGIGAALLEEYLYDDECQPLVTNYMNYLMPTASDVPLAVKGEIVTPSPFTPLGAKGCGEGAIHTTPATILCAINDALAPLGKQATEVPASPMRIWNLLREAGD